From a region of the Theobroma cacao cultivar B97-61/B2 chromosome 8, Criollo_cocoa_genome_V2, whole genome shotgun sequence genome:
- the LOC18592689 gene encoding UDP-galactose transporter 2 has protein sequence MAPASKADRKAVVDAAAWMFNVVTSVGIIIVNKALMATYGFSFATTLTGLHFATTTLMTAVLRWLGYIQSSHLPLPELLKFVLFANFSIVGMNVSLMWNSVGFYQIAKLSMIPVSCFLEVVMDKIRYSRDTKLSITVVLLGVGVCTVTDVSVNTKGFVAAFIAVWSTSLQQYYVHHLQRRYNLSSFNLLGHTAPAQAGTLLLVGPFLDYWLTNKRVDAYSYNLASVTFLVLSCTIAVGTNLSQFICIGRFTAVSFQVLGHMKTILVLIMGFFIFGKEGLNLHVVLGMIIAVVGMIWYGNASSKPGGKERRSLSLPTSRQQKHGSLSDSNEHDGKV, from the exons atggCTCCAGCTAGTAAGGCTGATAGAAAGGCAGTTGTAGATGCAGCTGCTTGGATGTTCAATGTTGTCACTTCTGTTGGAATTATTATTGTCAATAAAGCCTTAATGGCTACCTATGGTTTCAGTTTTG CTACAACATTAACTGGTTTGCATTTTGCTACCACAACCTTGATGACGGCTGTTCTAAGATGGTTAGGATACATTCAATCTTCTCATCTACCCTTGCCTGAGCTTTTGAAATTTGTTCTCTTTGCCAACTTCTCTATTGTTGGAATGAATGTTAGTCTAATGTGGAACTCTGTGGGATTTTATCAG ATTGCAAAGCTTAGTATGATTCCTGTATCCTGCTTTTTGGAAGTTGTGATGGACAAAATTCGGTACTCCAGAGACACAAAGCTGAGCATAACTGTTGTTCTTCTGGGTGTTGGTGTTTGTACTGTTACTGATGTGAGTGTTAATACCAAAGGTTTTGTAGCTGCCTTTATTGCTGTTTGGAGTACTTCTCTGCAACAGtat TATGTGCATCACCTTCAACGAAGGTATAATCTTAGTTCTTTCAACCTACTGGGACACACTGCTCCTGCCCAGGCTGGAACACTGCTGTTAGTAGGTCCATTTCTGGATTATTGGTTGACAAACAAGAGAGTTGATGCCTATAGTTATAACCTAGCTTCTGTG ACGTTTTTAGTTCTGTCATGTACTATAGCGGTAGGAACCAACCTCAGCCAGTTCATCTGCATCGGCAGATTTACTGCTGTGTCCTTCCAAGTACTCGGGCATATGAAGACAATCCTTGTGTTGATTATGGGATTCTTTATCTTTGGAAAAGAGGGCCTCAATCTGCATGTGGTTCTGGGCATGATCATAGCTGTGGTTGGAATGATATGGTATGGAAATGCTTCATCTAAGCCTGGTGGGAAGGAGCGCCGGAGCCTTTCCCTGCCGACCAGCAGACAACAAAAGCATGGTAGTTTGTCAGATTCTAATGAACACGATGGGAAAGTCTAA
- the LOC18592691 gene encoding 40S ribosomal protein S18: MSLVANEDFQHILRVLNTNVDGKQKIMFALTSIKGIGRRFANIVCKKADVDMNKRAGELTAQELDNLMTIVANPRQFKIPDWFLNRQKDYKDGKYSQVVSNALDMKLRDDLERLKKIRNHRGLRHYWGLRVRGQHTKTTGRRGKTVGVSKKR; this comes from the exons ATG TCTCTGGTCGCCAACGAagattttcagcacattttgCGTGTTCTGAACACCAACGTCGATGGAAAGCAGAAGATTATGTTTGCTTTGACCTCCATCAAGGGTATCGGAAGGCGTTTCGCTAACATTGTCTGCAAGAAGGCTGATGTTGACATGAACAAGAG GGCTGGTGAATTGACTGCACAGGAGCTGGACAATCTCATGACCATTGTTGCGAACCCCAGGCAGTTTAAAATCCCAGACTGGTTTTTGAACAGGCAGAAGGATTACAAGGATGGAAAGTACTCGCAGGTTGTGTCTAATGCTCTTGACATGAAATTGAGAGATGACTTGGAACGCTTGAAGAAAATCAg GAACCACCGTGGTCTGAGGCACTACTGGGGCCTTCGTGTCCGTGGTCAGCACACCAAGACTACTGGTCGCAGAGGGAAGACTGTTGGTGTCTCTAAGAAGCGTTGA